Part of the Candidatus Zixiibacteriota bacterium genome, CGCCCGGATTTTAAATGCCTGGGAAATATCGCTTTCACCGTAATTAATCTTCTGGGTAAAAAAAGCGGCGCCCGTATTCATAACTTCAATGCAGTTATCACGCATTTGATCGCCCAGATCAAAAGGCATCGCGATATTGAAATCCTCGCCGATTATATCTTTGGAATCGGATAATTTTATTGCCTCCGAATTAACCGTCTTCAGGATTATTCGCTGAGGTGATAAATATTCATATATCATTAATGCGCTTGGAATCGATGCAACGATATCCTCCGAGGTTTCCATTGATTCCCGCAATTCCTTGGTCCGTTTGGCAACCAACTCCTCCAGCTCATCTCGGTTTTTCTTTAATTTTTCAAAGGCCGCGTTAAGGGCGAATTGCATTTCCGGAGGTATCGGATTTGACGACGAGTCATCCATTTGCTCCTTTATCGCTGTCGCTATGTTTGTTACAGTCGGGCCGTCCTGCGAAGCCGTTTGGCTGCGGGCTGAGTAAAACACGATAATAAGTATGATTATTGATGTAAGAACCAGGCCGGCAGCGAATATTATTATTGCCGGATGAATGGTGTCGGTTCCCATAATTTTGGTCACAAATTCTTCCGCGCCCGACATCAAGGCAACCATTAATGAGACCAAAATTGCGATACTAAGGGTAATCGTTACGGTTATGCTGATTATTTTAGAAGTTTGCTTTGGCATATTGACTTGGCTCAGAATATCTGATTTTGTTAAGCAACTCCGATCGTGAATTTTCGGTCATTCAAATTTTGTATTAACACATACTATAAATATCGACGACAAAGGTAATTACTTGACTTTTTATGTTGGATCTGATCAAGTAAGATATTGGTTTATAATAAGATGACCTCCGAGCCAATATTCTGTCTCAGAGGTCAACGGGGAAGATTATTAGTTATTTTAAGTCAAACTAATTGTTGGATGTCTTAAGCAACCAGCTTTTCGCTCAAAATATCGCCGCGAATACCGACGACAATTTCCTTTAGCGGAATATCACGTCTGGAAGCCTTTAGGGCTTCACAAGTTATCATGCTCAATCCACCGCAGCAGGGGACTTCCATAATCATCACCGACACCGCCGTGCACCCGGAATGACGGAATATTTCTTCCATCTTCTCCCGGTAAAATTGAAGATTATCGAGCTTAGGGCAGGCTATCAGTAGAGATTTGTCTTTGAGATATGAATTGTGAAAATCAGCAAAAGCAAACGGGCAACAATCGGCTGCCAGGAGCAGTTCCCGACCGTTTAAGAATGGCGCTGTCGGCGGGACCAGCATCAACTGGATGGGCCATTGAGTTAGTCTGGATTGAGGCGCCGGGGCTGAGTCTGAAGCTTGATCCCGGCGATTTTCTTCGGGCACAAATGACCGCATAGCCGAACCGGGGCAACCCGACATTGCCGGTTTATTGATTTGTTGAGCCGGCTGGGAAAACGATTGGATGGCCGATCCGGGACAGGCGGCAACCACCTGTGGTTGAGGGATCACTTCCGATTGTTCTACCGGTTTTCTGGATATTTCCTGTTTTTCCAAGTGTACTTTGACTACTTCTTCATCAAACTCTTCAGCCTCTCTTGTAATTATGGTAATGGCATCCTGGGGACATGAACCGAGACAGGCTCCGAATCCGTCACATAAATTATCCGAAACCAGCTTAGCCGTGCCGTCTATAATCTGAATTGCCCCTTCGGCGCAGCTCAAAATACACTCACCGCAACCGTCACAAAGTGATTCATCAATTTGCACTATCTCGCGTTTACCGCTTGTCATAACAACTCCAATTATTTTTAATTCTCTTTACGGGGGTATTATCGGGAAATAGTGGGCATTAGGGTTTGATTTAGGTCAAGCGTATTAAAATTTTTTTCCGGCCGCTATTTCTTCCAGTTGGGCCGGATCATTGACGGTTATTTCCTGCCCGCTTACTTCGATAACTTTAATTTTGGTGAGCTTGGCAAAAGCCCGCGACAATGTTTCCGGAATTGTCCCCAAAATCGATGCCAATGTCATTTTCTTTTCGGCCAGCGTAATTTTGGGTTTTT contains:
- a CDS encoding 4Fe-4S binding protein is translated as MTSGKREIVQIDESLCDGCGECILSCAEGAIQIIDGTAKLVSDNLCDGFGACLGSCPQDAITIITREAEEFDEEVVKVHLEKQEISRKPVEQSEVIPQPQVVAACPGSAIQSFSQPAQQINKPAMSGCPGSAMRSFVPEENRRDQASDSAPAPQSRLTQWPIQLMLVPPTAPFLNGRELLLAADCCPFAFADFHNSYLKDKSLLIACPKLDNLQFYREKMEEIFRHSGCTAVSVMIMEVPCCGGLSMITCEALKASRRDIPLKEIVVGIRGDILSEKLVA